The following proteins come from a genomic window of Ictalurus furcatus strain D&B chromosome 26, Billie_1.0, whole genome shotgun sequence:
- the LOC128601875 gene encoding interferon-induced protein 44-like, whose amino-acid sequence MGASESTPQRPQTPPQPRPPPRPRTPSPPPEFDKPWRIMRWGNKPTLGEKLKDFKLCSSDVKFVRILIVGEVGAGKSSFINSVNNVFQERITCGALVDATSGTSFTKIYKTHHIKGKDDSRLPFVFNDIMGLEPDDGRGAHVQDIISALKGFLEEGYKFNPANHVSEKDSNYRTNPKVSDQTFCLVNVIAASTVSFMNKKLIQKMKRIREEATEYNLPQVIIMTKVDETCPLVKDDLRKVYTSKKIKEKMQECSNLLGIPLSNIFPVKNYHEEVDTNDDMDVLILKALDQIVNLANDALENQNPSENSE is encoded by the exons atgggaGCGTCTGAGTCTACACCTCAACGACCTCAAACACCTCCACAACCTCGACCACCTCCACGACCTCGAACACCTTCACCACCTCCAG aattTGATAAGCCATGGAGGATAATGCGTTGGGG gAACAAACCCACTTTAGGAGAGAAACTGAAGGACTTTAAGCTCTGCAGTTCTGATGTTAAGTTTGTCAGGATTCTGATCGTTGGTGAAGTTGGAGCAGGAAAGTCCAGCTTTATAAATTCAGTCAATAATGTTTTCCAAGAGCGAATCACCTGTGGGGCTCTTGTTGATGCAACATCTGGAACCAGTTTCACAAAAATT TACAAAACCCATCATATCAAGGGGAAGGACGACTCCCGTTTACCTTTTGTGTTCAATGACATCATGGGACTTGAACCTGACGATGGACGAGGCGCACATGTACAGGACATCATCTCAGCCTTAAAGGGGTTTCTTGAGGAAGGATATAAA TTTAATCCTGCTAATCACGTGTCTGAGAAGGACTCCAACTACAGAACAAATCCCAAAGTTTCTGATCAAACCTTCTGCCTGGTCAATGTTATAGCTGCAAGCACAGTGTCATTCATGAACAAAAAGCTTATTCAAAAGATGAAACGGATCCGTGAGGAGGCTACAGAGTATA ATTTGCCTCAAGTAATCATCATGACAAAAGTGGATGAAACCTGCCCTCTGGTTAAAGATGACCTAAGAAAGGTCTACACCAGCAAGAAGATCAAAGAAAAG ATGCAGGAGTGTAGTAATCTGCTGGGTATTCCACTGAGCAACATCTTCCCTGTGAAGAACTACCATGAGGAGGTGGATACGAACGATGACATGGATGTTCTGATCCTCAAGGCGCTCGATCAGATCGTGAATCTCGCCAACGATGCTCTGGAAAACCAAAACCCTAGTGAGAACTCTGagtga